One segment of Ipomoea triloba cultivar NCNSP0323 chromosome 12, ASM357664v1 DNA contains the following:
- the LOC115998079 gene encoding triosephosphate isomerase, chloroplastic-like translates to MAVSSASLASQLSGPASTPNFSGLRRSIPTSLTLSTTQSFFHTVDSRLCLSSSGKGCRAVVAMAGSGKFFVGGNWKCNGTKESIAKLVSDLNSSKLEPDVDVVVAPPFLYIDQVKNNLTDRVEISAQNCWIGKGGAFTGEISVEQLNDIGCKWVILGHSERRHIIGENDEFIGKKAAYALSQGVGVIACIGELLQEREAGKTFDVCFQQLKAFADALPSWDNVVIAYEPVWAIGTGKVATPEQAQEVHAAVRDWLIKNVSLDVASKTRIIYGGSVNASNCAELAKKEDIDGFLVGGASLKGPEFASIVNSVTSKKVTV, encoded by the exons ATGGCGGTGTCCTCAGCATCTCTGGCTTCTCAACTCTCCGGTCCCGCCTCCACTCCTAACTTCTCCGGTCTCCGACGATCTATCCCCACCTCCCTCACTCTCTCTACCACTCAATCCTTCTTCCACACCGTCGACTCTCGCCTCTGCCTATCGTCTTCCGGCAAAGGCTGCCGAGCTGTCGTCGCCATGGCCGGCTCCGGAAAG TTTTTTGTTGGTGGAAACTGGAAATGT AATGGAACAAAAGAGTCTATAGCCAAGCTAGTCTCTGACTTGAACAGTTCAAAGCTGGAGCCAGATGTTG ATGTGGTGGTGGCACCTCCTTTTCTGTATATTGATCAAGTAAAGAACAATTTAACTGATCGGGTTGAGATTTCTGCTCAGAATTGTTGGATTGGAAAGGGTGGAGCTTTTACTGGAGAAATCAG CGTGGAGCAGTTAAATGATATTGGATGCAAGTGGGTCATTCTTGGTCATTCTGAGAGGAGACATATAATTGGAGAAAATGATGAA TTTATAGGAAAGAAGGCTGCTTATGCCTTGAGCCAGGGTGTTGGAGTTATAGCCTGCATCGGGGAACTTTTACAAGAAAGAGAGGCAGGAAAAACTTTTGATGTCTGTTTCCAACAATTAAAGGCTTTTGCAG ACGCTTTACCAAGTTGGGATAATGTTGTCATTGCATATGAACCTGTATGGGCTATCGGAACTGGCAAAGTGGCCACACCTGAGCAGGCTCAAGAAGTGCATGCAGCTGTTCGTGATTGGCTTATTAAGAATGTCTCATTAGATGTTGCTTCAAAAACACGTATTATCTATGGAG GTTCTGTGAATGCAAGCAACTGTGCCGAACTTGCAAAGAAAGAAGACATTGATGGATTTCTAGTGGGAGGCGCTTCCCTAAAG GGTCCTGAATTTGCCTCCATTGTTAACTCTGTCACTTCCAAAAAGGTTACTGTCTGA